One region of Trueperaceae bacterium genomic DNA includes:
- a CDS encoding toxin-antitoxin system protein, which translates to MATTTIKVPVELRERIGARAKAVGVTAATLLSDLLDEADKRDRWAKVGEMFSDMPPDDDYWEEMAAWDAIAVGATDE; encoded by the coding sequence ATGGCTACGACGACGATCAAGGTCCCCGTCGAACTGCGTGAACGCATCGGTGCACGCGCCAAAGCCGTGGGCGTGACCGCAGCAACACTGCTGTCGGATCTTCTCGACGAGGCCGACAAGCGTGACCGTTGGGCCAAGGTCGGCGAGATGTTCTCCGATATGCCGCCCGACGATGACTACTGGGAGGAAATGGCCGCATGGGACGCCATAGCCGTAGGGGCCACGGATGAGTAG
- a CDS encoding type II toxin-antitoxin system PemK/MazF family toxin, with product MSRFEALRRGDLVWASPDPAVGSEQRGRRPALVVASTEYLRHLGRLAVVLPVTSRARGWPTHVPLRGSEVGLGVPSFAMTEQVRTIDRLRIEGLFGRVDAATLRDIDFWLRNHLSLN from the coding sequence ATGAGTAGGTTCGAGGCGCTACGGCGAGGCGATCTGGTCTGGGCGAGCCCCGATCCAGCGGTAGGCAGCGAGCAGCGGGGGAGGCGCCCCGCGCTCGTGGTGGCGAGCACCGAGTACCTGCGGCACCTTGGGCGCCTCGCCGTGGTCTTGCCCGTGACCAGTCGTGCCCGGGGGTGGCCAACACACGTCCCACTGCGGGGGTCGGAAGTCGGGCTGGGAGTGCCCAGCTTCGCCATGACCGAACAGGTTAGGACCATCGATCGCCTGCGGATCGAAGGCCTCTTCGGACGTGTGGATGCGGCCACGTTGCGCGACATCGACTTCTGGCTGCGCAACCACCTATCCCTCAACTGA